The following coding sequences lie in one Arachis ipaensis cultivar K30076 chromosome B05, Araip1.1, whole genome shotgun sequence genomic window:
- the LOC107643395 gene encoding uncharacterized protein LOC107643395 (The sequence of the model RefSeq protein was modified relative to this genomic sequence to represent the inferred CDS: added 10 bases not found in genome assembly): MAATLSLSLSLDPQTHHHHRFFFPKHHTRHFAYSLPNFHIYPSQSFKISSSTPSHSRSSTTSPPPPTPISSLYLDDPFRTGRFLTNDELDRLRFLESFVYSEDLKSGSMWVRVMRPDETDTTVALLAESFAESMMLPPGYAGLLRFLIKKYLLERRTLMPHMATLLGFYRENAPNQGEQQEQEVKFAGTVEVCFDQRGANTSMPSPLPPRNSPYICNMAVHKSLRRRGLGWHLLKASEELISRMSSSREVYLHCRMIDEAPFSMYEKANYKVVKTDSILVLLMLQRRKHLMCKKLPLSNMPSETDLSGSDE; this comes from the exons ATGGCCGCAAcactctccctctccctctctttagACCCCcaaacccaccaccaccaccgatTCTTCTTCCCCAAACACCACACGCGCCATTTCGCATACTCACTCCCAAATTTCCACATTTACCCTTCACAATCCTTCAAAATCTCATCTTCCACCCCTTCCCATTCTCGCTCCTCAAcaacatcaccaccaccaccgacGCCAATCTCCTCTCTGTACCTGGACGACCCCTTCCGCACAGGTCGCTTCCTCACCAACGACGAGCTCGACCGCCTCCGCTTCCTGGAATCCTTCGTCTACTCGGAGGACCTCAAATCCGGCTCCATGTGGGTCCGCGTGATGCGCCCCGACGAGACCGACACCACCGTCGCTCTCCTCGCCGAATCCTTCGCCGAGTCAATGATGCTGCCGCCGGGGTACGCTGGGCTGCTCAGGTTCCTCATCAAGAAGTACCTTCTGGAGAGGAGAACCCTCATGCCTCACATGGCCACGCTCCTTGGATTCTACAGAGAAAACGCTCCTAATCAGGgagaacaacaagaacaagaagtGAAATTCGCGGGAACTGTGGAGGTTTGCTTTGACCAGAGGGGTGCCAATACTTCCATGCCTTCGCCGCTTCCTCCGAGGAACTCGCCTTATATATGTAACATGGCGGTTCACAAGTCGCTTCGGAG GGGTGGCATCTGCTGAAGGCAAGTGAGGAACTAATTTCTCGGATGAGTTCTTCAAGAGAGGTTTACTTGCACTGCAGAATGATTGACGAAGCTCCATTTAGCATGTATGAAAAAGCAAATTATAAAGTTGTAAAAACAGATAGTATTTTAGTCCTGCTGATGTTGCAGAGACGAAAGCACCTGATGTGCAAGAAACTTCCTCTGTCGAATATGCCTTCAGAAACAGATCTCTCTGGTTCAGATGAGTAA
- the LOC107643393 gene encoding probable serine/threonine-protein kinase PBL28 isoform X2 — protein sequence MTPTISPTTGVYRPAECWQLEEQVTRPAKRLHGSAVFTLKEMEEATCSFSDDNLLGKGGFGKVYRGILRSGEVVAIKKMALPAIKEAEGEREFRVEVDILSRLDHPNLVSLIGYCADGKHRFLVYEYMHNGNLQDHLNGIGERKMDWPLRLKVALGAAKGLAYLHSSSDVGIPIVHRDFKSTNILLDANFDAKISDFGLAKLMPEGQETHVTARVLGTFGYFDPEYTSTGKLTLQSDVYAFGVVLLELLTGRRAVDLNQGPNDQNLVLQVRHILNDRKKLRKVIDPEIARNSYTIQSIVMFANLASRCVRTDSNERPSMAECVQELLMIIYTNSKGLGMVMHSLRLI from the exons ATGACCCCCACCATTTCCCCAACCACAG GGGTTTATAGACCTGCGGAGTGCTGGCAACTCGAAGAACAAGTAACACGACCTGCGAAAAGACTGCATGGATCAGCTGTGTTCACTCTCAAGGAGATGGAAGAGGCAACATGTTCATTCAGTGATGACAATCTGCTAGGGAAAGGAGGATTCGGCAAAGTGTACCGCGGCATTTTACGGTCGGGAGAG GTCGTCGCAATCAAGAAGATGGCGCTGCCAGCAATTAAAGAAGCCGAGGGGGAACGTGAGTTCCGAGTTGAAGTGGACATCTTGAGCAGACTCGACcacccaaatcttgtttctttgATAGGCTACTGTGCTGATGGAAAACATAGATTCCTAGTATATGAATACATGCATAATGGAAACCTGCAAGATCATTTGAATG GAATTGGAGAAAGAAAAATGGATTGGCCCCTAAGACTCAAAGTGGCACTAGGAGCTGCAAAAGGCCTTGCTTATCTCCACTCAAGTTCTGATGTTGGAATTCCCATTGTTCATAGAGATTTCAAATCAACCAATATTCTCTTAGATGCTAACTTTGATGCAAAG ATATCTGACTTTGGGCTTGCCAAGTTAATGCCAGAAGGTCAAGAGACACATGTCACGGCCAGAGTTCTTGGAACCTTTGGCTATTTTGATCCTGAGTATACATCG ACTGGGAAACTTACTCTGCAAAGTGATGTTTATGCTTTTGGTGTTGTTCTTCTGGAACTTTTGACTGGACGCCGAGCAGTTGATCTAAACCAAGGTCCCAATGATCAGAACCTTGTACTACAG GTGAGGCATATTCTGAATGATCGAAAGAAGCTGCGTAAGGTCATAGATCCAGAGATTGCCCGAAATTCTTACACTATTCAGTCTATAGTCATGTTTGCCAATCTGGCATCAAGATGCGTCCGAACTGATAGTAATGAGAGACCTTCAATGGCAGAATGTGTACAGGAACTCCTAATGATTATCTATACAAATTCAAAAGGTTTGGGAATGGTTATGCATAGTTTGAGATTGATCTAG
- the LOC107643393 gene encoding probable serine/threonine-protein kinase PBL28 isoform X3 — MPFGLVSAWNKRRRSKSEDHTDPCIFLFLFSSSHALIAYKIYSGVYRPAECWQLEEQVTRPAKRLHGSAVFTLKEMEEATCSFSDDNLLGKGGFGKVYRGILRSGEVVAIKKMALPAIKEAEGEREFRVEVDILSRLDHPNLVSLIGYCADGKHRFLVYEYMHNGNLQDHLNGIGERKMDWPLRLKVALGAAKGLAYLHSSSDVGIPIVHRDFKSTNILLDANFDAKISDFGLAKLMPEGQETHVTARVLGTFGYFDPEYTSTGKLTLQSDVYAFGVVLLELLTGRRAVDLNQGPNDQNLVLQVRHILNDRKKLRKVIDPEIARNSYTIQSIVMFANLASRCVRTDSNERPSMAECVQELLMIIYTNSKGLGMVMHSLRLI; from the exons ATGCCATTTGGTCTGGTTTCGGCCTGGAACAAGCGCCGTCGAAGCAAGTCCGAAGATCATACTGACCCttgtatttttctcttccttttttcttcttctcatgctTTAATAGCTT ACAAAATCTATTCAGGGGTTTATAGACCTGCGGAGTGCTGGCAACTCGAAGAACAAGTAACACGACCTGCGAAAAGACTGCATGGATCAGCTGTGTTCACTCTCAAGGAGATGGAAGAGGCAACATGTTCATTCAGTGATGACAATCTGCTAGGGAAAGGAGGATTCGGCAAAGTGTACCGCGGCATTTTACGGTCGGGAGAG GTCGTCGCAATCAAGAAGATGGCGCTGCCAGCAATTAAAGAAGCCGAGGGGGAACGTGAGTTCCGAGTTGAAGTGGACATCTTGAGCAGACTCGACcacccaaatcttgtttctttgATAGGCTACTGTGCTGATGGAAAACATAGATTCCTAGTATATGAATACATGCATAATGGAAACCTGCAAGATCATTTGAATG GAATTGGAGAAAGAAAAATGGATTGGCCCCTAAGACTCAAAGTGGCACTAGGAGCTGCAAAAGGCCTTGCTTATCTCCACTCAAGTTCTGATGTTGGAATTCCCATTGTTCATAGAGATTTCAAATCAACCAATATTCTCTTAGATGCTAACTTTGATGCAAAG ATATCTGACTTTGGGCTTGCCAAGTTAATGCCAGAAGGTCAAGAGACACATGTCACGGCCAGAGTTCTTGGAACCTTTGGCTATTTTGATCCTGAGTATACATCG ACTGGGAAACTTACTCTGCAAAGTGATGTTTATGCTTTTGGTGTTGTTCTTCTGGAACTTTTGACTGGACGCCGAGCAGTTGATCTAAACCAAGGTCCCAATGATCAGAACCTTGTACTACAG GTGAGGCATATTCTGAATGATCGAAAGAAGCTGCGTAAGGTCATAGATCCAGAGATTGCCCGAAATTCTTACACTATTCAGTCTATAGTCATGTTTGCCAATCTGGCATCAAGATGCGTCCGAACTGATAGTAATGAGAGACCTTCAATGGCAGAATGTGTACAGGAACTCCTAATGATTATCTATACAAATTCAAAAGGTTTGGGAATGGTTATGCATAGTTTGAGATTGATCTAG
- the LOC107643393 gene encoding probable serine/threonine-protein kinase PBL28 isoform X1: MPFGLVSAWNKRRRSKSEDHTDPWVYRPAECWQLEEQVTRPAKRLHGSAVFTLKEMEEATCSFSDDNLLGKGGFGKVYRGILRSGEVVAIKKMALPAIKEAEGEREFRVEVDILSRLDHPNLVSLIGYCADGKHRFLVYEYMHNGNLQDHLNGIGERKMDWPLRLKVALGAAKGLAYLHSSSDVGIPIVHRDFKSTNILLDANFDAKISDFGLAKLMPEGQETHVTARVLGTFGYFDPEYTSTGKLTLQSDVYAFGVVLLELLTGRRAVDLNQGPNDQNLVLQVRHILNDRKKLRKVIDPEIARNSYTIQSIVMFANLASRCVRTDSNERPSMAECVQELLMIIYTNSKGLGMVMHSLRLI, encoded by the exons ATGCCATTTGGTCTGGTTTCGGCCTGGAACAAGCGCCGTCGAAGCAAGTCCGAAGATCATACTGACCCtt GGGTTTATAGACCTGCGGAGTGCTGGCAACTCGAAGAACAAGTAACACGACCTGCGAAAAGACTGCATGGATCAGCTGTGTTCACTCTCAAGGAGATGGAAGAGGCAACATGTTCATTCAGTGATGACAATCTGCTAGGGAAAGGAGGATTCGGCAAAGTGTACCGCGGCATTTTACGGTCGGGAGAG GTCGTCGCAATCAAGAAGATGGCGCTGCCAGCAATTAAAGAAGCCGAGGGGGAACGTGAGTTCCGAGTTGAAGTGGACATCTTGAGCAGACTCGACcacccaaatcttgtttctttgATAGGCTACTGTGCTGATGGAAAACATAGATTCCTAGTATATGAATACATGCATAATGGAAACCTGCAAGATCATTTGAATG GAATTGGAGAAAGAAAAATGGATTGGCCCCTAAGACTCAAAGTGGCACTAGGAGCTGCAAAAGGCCTTGCTTATCTCCACTCAAGTTCTGATGTTGGAATTCCCATTGTTCATAGAGATTTCAAATCAACCAATATTCTCTTAGATGCTAACTTTGATGCAAAG ATATCTGACTTTGGGCTTGCCAAGTTAATGCCAGAAGGTCAAGAGACACATGTCACGGCCAGAGTTCTTGGAACCTTTGGCTATTTTGATCCTGAGTATACATCG ACTGGGAAACTTACTCTGCAAAGTGATGTTTATGCTTTTGGTGTTGTTCTTCTGGAACTTTTGACTGGACGCCGAGCAGTTGATCTAAACCAAGGTCCCAATGATCAGAACCTTGTACTACAG GTGAGGCATATTCTGAATGATCGAAAGAAGCTGCGTAAGGTCATAGATCCAGAGATTGCCCGAAATTCTTACACTATTCAGTCTATAGTCATGTTTGCCAATCTGGCATCAAGATGCGTCCGAACTGATAGTAATGAGAGACCTTCAATGGCAGAATGTGTACAGGAACTCCTAATGATTATCTATACAAATTCAAAAGGTTTGGGAATGGTTATGCATAGTTTGAGATTGATCTAG
- the LOC107640411 gene encoding uncharacterized protein LOC107640411 yields MSEKNYTGNKCHDLSMQRTWTKTPFHHIASSRRTHNRIDTLVINGRLVRNSARIKIAIRGFYKQLYHQEESPLVGFRDGFVDMISEEDSVALEVLPSIEEIREVVWDCESSKASGSDGYNMNFIKKCWDEIGANFTAAVTGFFQTSRLLKDSNITWVALAPKFFGAKEIKDLRLISMVGCIYKVILKVLVRRMRSVMPGLVGETQSVFVKGRKIHDGALIACETVHWLKVRKKEAATIKLNFHKVYDGIKWSFVDIVLQKMGFVRK; encoded by the coding sequence ATGTCAGAAAAGAATTACACTGGAAACAAATGTCACGATCTAAGCATGCAAAGGACATGGACAAAAACACCGTTTCACCACATAGCTTCTTCAAGGAGAACGCATAACAGAATTGATACCCTGGTAATTAATGGAAGATTGGTTAGGAACTCAGCTAGAATAAAGATTGCTATTAGAGGGTTTTATAAGCAGTTGTATCATCAGGAGGAATCTCCCTTGGTGGGCTTCAGGGATGGATTTGTGGATATGATATCTGAAGAGGATTCAGTGGCTTTAGAAGTATTGCCGTCAATTGAAGAGATTAGAGAGGTAGTGTGGGACTGTGAATCGTCTAAAGCATCAGGAAGTGACGGATACAACATGAACTTTATCAAAAAGTGTTGGGATGAGATTGGGGCTAATTTTACGGCAGCTGTGACTGGCTTTTTTCAGACATCCAGACTACTTAAAGACTCTAATATCACATGGGTTGCGCTGGCGCCCAAGTTCTTTGGGGCTAAGGAAATCAAAGACCTTCGCCTGATCAGTATGGTTGGATGTATATACAAGGTGATTTTGAAGGTGTTAGTTAGGAGGATGAGATCAGTGATGCCAGGATTGGTTGGGGAGACCCAGAGTGTGTTTGTCAAGGGTCGTAAAATACATGATGGGGCACTTATTGCGTGTGAAACTGTGCATTGGCTTAAAGTAAGGAAAAAGGAAGCGGCAACAATCAAACTGAATTTTCATAAGGTATATGATGGAATCAAGTGGAGCTTTGTAGACATTGTCTTACAGAAGATGGGGTTTGTGCGTAAATAG